A window from Cryptomeria japonica chromosome 1, Sugi_1.0, whole genome shotgun sequence encodes these proteins:
- the LOC131047010 gene encoding acetyl-coenzyme A carboxylase carboxyl transferase subunit beta, chloroplastic, producing the protein MCEENENKDSEYIETTPVENGYNSERFKHLWFLCENCETLIYKKSLLEQKGVCAECGATLQMTSSERIELLIDNGTWRSINTKLSSIDVLEKKHTTFDIKMVRKVSILLYKVISGKYFYKEFFKNKYYNKALRILVAYNNTLVNILKVALGSKFIKYLNLDSKETIKILQDIIDTGLKTAQFALFEIRKKIKNEFYRFALLNKAFENKQISSLLAQNLEDRRDDESEIISIEFDRMAFRVQTFLILESLLKLNTQLADVKEQLLSQDKFLKAVATSLVKKELYFPEDKRKTRKIKKIFPFYPGTDPETDYFLWLRTHMAISLMERYLVLKEFKYWFRNRYCGLLEEEFPRFGSDILIEYVKKQDRYESYNMIDHIMQDDLHTSTNSVELFQQINLLFHHKNNEKDCDNNFLSYTENTKGIYFCLLEIMKQFSTLTLDSKDKFPKKKGRDTKDTEDIEDIDEEDIEEEYPLTYDSLTKEEKEYVDANIELIKSTFNLGKEEFIETEEQSYQDYNTSYKKETGLPDAIQTGVGEINGISIALGVMDFQFMGGSMGSVVGEKITRLIQFATENFLPLILVCASGGARMQEGSFSLMQMNKIAAMLHTYQKEKNLLYISVLTSPTTGGVTASFGMLANVTIVEPNAYIAFAGKRVIEQTLNQIVDDEDQISDSLFDFGMFDSMVPRALLKNVLSETIEIYMYGD; encoded by the coding sequence ATGTGTGAGGAAAACGAAAACAAGGATTCTGAATATATCGAAACAACCCCCGTAGAAAACGGATACAATTCGGAACGTTTTAAGCATTTGTGGTTTTTGTGCGAGAATTGTGAGACCCTTATATATAAGAAATCTTTACTAGAACAAAAAGGTGTTTGTGCAGAATGTGGAGCAACTCTGCAAATGACTAGTTCAGAGCGAATTGAACTATTAATTGATAATGGCACTTGGCGTTCTATAAACACGAAGTTATCTAGTATAGATGTTTTAGAGAAAAAACATACGACGTTTGACATCAAAATGGTTCGAAAGGTCTCAATTTTATTGTACAAAGTAATTTCtggcaaatatttttacaaagaattttttaaaaataaatattacaataaagcatTGAGAATATTAGTAGCATACAACAATACTCTTGTTAATATCCTTAAGGTTGCACTAGGATCgaaattcataaaatatttgaatttaGATTCAAAAGAAACTATTAAGATACTACAAGATATTATTGATACAGGGTTGAAAACAGCTCAATTTGCACTATTTGAAATacgtaaaaaaataaaaaatgaattctaTAGGTTTGCGCTTTTAAATAAAGCATTTGAAAATAAGCAAATTTCTAGCTTGCTTGCTCAAAATTTGGAAGATAGGAGGGATGACGAGTCTGAAATCATTTCTATAGAATTTGATAGAATGGCGTTTAGAGTTCAAACATTCCTCATTTTAGAATCACTATTGAAATTAAATACACAATTAGCCGATGTAAAAGAACAATTACTATCACAAGATAAGTTCTTGAAAGCAGTGGCGACAAGCTTAGTGAAAAAAGAACTTTATTTTCCGGAAGacaaaagaaaaacaaggaaaataaaaaaaatatttcctttttatcCAGGAACTGACCCAGAGACAGATTACTTTTTATGGCTGCGAACACATATGGCGATCTCTTTGATGGAAAGATATCTGGTCTTGAAAGAATTTAAATATTGGTTTAGAAATCGTTATTGTGGTTTACTGGAAGAAGAATTTCCTCGGTTTGGTTCTGATATTCTAATAGAATACGTTAAAAAACAAGATCGCTATGAATCTTATAATATGATAGATCATATCATGCAGGATGATCTACACACTAGTACAAATAGTGTTGAGTTATTTCAACAAATAAATCTCTTGTTCCATCACAAGAACAATGAAAAAGATTGTGACAATAATTTTTTGTCGTATACTGAAAATACTAAGGGAATTTATTTCTGTTTACTAGAGATAATGAAACAGTTTTCTACATTAACACTAGATTCCAAAGATAAATTTCCtaagaaaaaaggaagagataCTAAAGATACTGAAGatattgaagatattgatgaggaggATATTGAAGAAGAATATCCTTTAACTTATGACTCTTTaactaaagaagaaaaagaatatgtCGACGCTAACATAGAACTAATTAAGAGTACATTTAATCTAGGAAAGGAAGAATTTATAGAAACAGAAGAACAGTCTTATCAAGATTATAACACTTCCTATAAAAAAGAAACAGGTTTACCCGACGCTATTCAAACAGGCGTAGGTGAAATAAATGGTATTTCTATTGCACTCGGAGTTATGGATTTTCAGTTCATGGGAGGCAGTATGGGCTCGGTAGTGGGTGAAAAAATAACCCGTTTAATACAGTTTGCTACTGAGAATTTTCTTCCATTAATTCTCGTATGTGCTTCTGGCGGAGCGCGCATGCAAGAAGGAAGTTTTagcttaatgcaaatgaataaaatagCTGCTATGTTGCATACATATCAAAAGGAGAAAAATTTACTATATATTTCAGTTCTTACATCTCCGACAACTGGTGGAGTCACTGCTAGTTTTGGTATGTTGGCTAATGTCACGATTGTTGAGCCTAATGCATACATTGCATTTGCAGGTAAAAGAGTTATTGAACAGACATTAAACCAGATAGTAGATGATGAAGATCAAATATCTGATTCTTTATTTGATTTTGGAATGTTTGATAGCATGGTTCCACGAGCTCTTTTAAAAAATGTTCTAAGCGAGACAATTGAAATATACATGTATGGTGATTGA
- the LOC131049306 gene encoding ATP-dependent Clp protease proteolytic subunit: MVQGVAVYDTMQYVTGDVFTIGVGLNASMGAFLLHGGTFTKRVMTQNASIMIHQPHMSPYDRRATSIESSFDSEYLGLLRSYVARTYLRRTKQDFELICYLLERDIYMTPDQAVEFGLIDEIGVEGLGFSDTLDTLFIHDDADAHDNSFANFIRDFARDREDRSIDRRPAEWFSPWNPTTLDSNRPNNIPVLDHRKARNIVLRGENDSAKTLQTTVL, translated from the coding sequence ATGGTACAGGGAGTCGCTGTTTACGATACTATGCAATACGTAACAGGGGATGTATTTACAATAGGCGTCGGGTTAAATGCTTCAATGGGAGCTTTCCTTCTACACGGGGGGACGTTTACTAAACGGGTAATGACCCAAAACGCATCAATTATGATCCACCAACCCCATATGTCTCCTTATGATCGTCGCGCCACTTCAATAGAATCAAGCTTCGATTCAGAGTATCTGGGCCTTTTGCGTTCGTATGTTGCGCGAActtatttaagaagaacaaagcaagatttcgAACTAATTTGTTATCTATTAGAACGAGATATTTATATGACACCAGACCAAGCAGTAGAGTTTGGTCTTATCGACGAAATCGGCGTAGAAGGACTCGGTTTTTCAGATACATTAGATACATTGTTTATTCATGACGATGCTGATGCCCATGATAATAGTTTTGCGAATTTTATTCGTGATTTTGCTCGTGATCGTGAGGATCGCAGCATTGACCGTCGGCCTGCGGAATGGTTTTCACCATGGAATCCCACAACATTGGATTCTAACAGGCCAAACAATATACCCGTCCTGGACCATCGCAAGGCAAGGAATATAGTTTTGCGAGGGGAAAATGATAGTGCAAAAACATTACAAACTACAGTTCTGTAG